The following are from one region of the Carcharodon carcharias isolate sCarCar2 chromosome 27, sCarCar2.pri, whole genome shotgun sequence genome:
- the LOC121270361 gene encoding zinc finger protein 436-like gives MDSHEDTETMEKPWKCGDCGKGFGSPSKLEIHQRSHTGERPFTCSVCGKGFTNSSNLMRHQHIHTEQSSVICSVCGKAIGHSSNFQRHQQTHSGERPFTCSVCGKGFTQSSYLLTHQRIHTRESPFICSLCGDGFNQLSRLLNHQRIHTGASPYTCFICGKGFNRPSKLLTHQRIHTGERPFTCSMCGKGYTNSSDLLTHQRVHTGERPFTCSMCGKGFIRSSHLLTHQLVHTDQRPFKCSECEKTFKSKKDLLTHQRVHTGERPFTCSVCGKGFTQSSTLLTHQQVHK, from the coding sequence ATGGACAGCCATGAGGACACCGaaaccatggagaaaccgtggaaatgtggggactgtgggaagggatttggttcCCCATCAAAGCTGGAAATTCAtcaacgcagtcacactggggagaggccgttcacctgctccgtgtgtgggaagggattcactaatTCATCCAACCTGATGAGACACCAGCACATTCACACTGAGCAGAGTTCAGTcatctgctccgtgtgtgggaaggcaATCGGTCATTCATCAAACTTTCAGAGGCACCAGCAAACTCACAgtggagagaggccgttcacctgctccgtgtgtggcaagggattcactcagtcatcctacCTACTGacacaccagcgcattcacacgaGGGAGAGTCCGTTCATCTGTTCCTTGTGTGGAGACGGATTTAATCAATTATCCAGGCTTCTGAATCACCAGAGAATTCACACTGGGGCAAGTCCATACACCTGCTTTATCTGTGGCAAGGGATTTAATCGACCATCCAAACtactgacacaccagcgaattcacactggggagaggccattcacctgctccatgtgcgGGAAGGGATACACCAATTCATCTGACCTGTTGACACATCAGCGGGTTCACACTGGTGAGAGGCCATTCACATGTTCcatgtgtggaaagggattcattcGGTCATCCCACCTTCTGACACATCAACTTGTTCATACTGatcagagaccttttaaatgttctgAGTGTGAGAAGACCTTTAAAAGTAAAAAGGatctgctgacacaccaacgagttcacactggggagaggccattcacctgctccgtgtgtgggaagggattcactcagtcatccaccctgctgacacATCAGCAAGTTCACAAGTGA